A window of the Echeneis naucrates chromosome 3, fEcheNa1.1, whole genome shotgun sequence genome harbors these coding sequences:
- the pdcd7 gene encoding programmed cell death protein 7, which yields MDSHQHRAQEKPRNPDNSVESPKTEQKAKRTPPISTALPPTHWTPPPSDHVGPRWIPSHGCTGPRAHDFSFPAASPSGGGFGGPRYGFDPSIPPPPIGLPPVYLRSTNPDAPVTCGSLPQFRACPQYDFHPVLDSSENRQKEYDDYCEARTPFSGPPPLPPSNHDYRMVGINEAATYRQQDTVWLKRFLQTRNKVTQQQNQNHHNCVPDLKQATYRVAGLLSRLDESCHTLKRSVENGRMWVESYHTALLIRQELQHRVMPLHDGELLNELEAKLSCVGKTRARRLRARSLLRLEKQHGQDHISDREAAIDTWRMKKIQEVEERQREQELKLAADSVLCEVRKKQADVMRMHDVLRSLEKLRRLRKEAASRKGIIIEQDCDKAFIKQLEQLRSVMRRRMVVYSVEEKALMVMLEGEQEEERRREQERRVKKERERQLQRHLMLFGDEPQFDSALQPFRQYYSLAQHSLHALIQIRRDWDVFVVAADNPDGSLVPQNWVLPDPPSDQDWATAMEAVGAD from the exons ATGGACTCACATCAACATCGGGCCCAGGAGAAGCCGCGAAATCCCGACAATTCGGTCGAGTCTCCGAAGACTGAGCAAAAAGCCAAAAGAACACCGCCAATCAGCACGGCTCTCCCGCCGACACACTGGACTCCTCCACCATCAGATCACGTTGGTCCTCGCTGGATTCCTTCACATGGATGTACTGGCCCTCGAGCCCACGATTTCAGTTTCCCCGCCGCGTCTCCCAGCGGAGGAGGTTTTGGAGGACCACGATATGGCTTTGATCCCTCTATTCCCCCGCCTCCCATCGGTCTTCCTCCAGTATACCTCCGGAGCACGAACCCCGACGCTCCAGTCACATGTGGTAGCCTCCCACAATTTAGAGCCTGTCCACAGTATGACTTCCATCCGGTGTTAGATTCCAGTGAGAACAGGCAGAAAGAATATGATGATTATTGTGAAGCCAGGACACCATTCAGTGGCCCgccacctcttcctccctcGAATCATGATTACCGAATGGTCGGAATAAATGAAGCCGCTACATATAGGCAACAAGACACCGTGTGGCTCAAACGGTTCTTACAGACCCGGAACAAAGTGACTCAGCAGCAGAACCAGAATCACCACAATTGCGTCCCCGACTTGAAACAGGCTACCTATCGAGTAGCTGGGCTCCTCTCTAGGCTGGATGAGTCTTGCCACACTTTAAAGCGCAGTGTGGAAAATGGTCGAATGTGGGTGGAGTCCTACCACACTGCTCTGCTCATTAGGCAGGAGCTCCAGCACAGAGTGATGCCTCTGCACGACGGAGAGCTTTTAAATGAACTCGAAGCTAAACTGAGTTGTGTGGGGAAGACGAGGGCCCGGAGGCTAAGAGCCAGGAGCTTACTGCGGCTGGAAAAGCAGCACGGACAAGACCACATCTCTGACAGAGAGGCCGCTATTGACACTTGGAGAATGAAGAAAATCCAGGAAGtagaggagaggcagagg GAGCAGGAGCTCAAGCTGGCTGCAGACTCAGTTCTCTGTGAGGTACGGAAGAAACAGGCTGATGTAATGAGGATGCATGATGTCCTGAGATCTCTGGAGAAACTACGCAGGCTGAGGAAAGAGGCAGCATCCCGAAAAG gtatcATCATAGAGCAGGACTGTGACAAGGCTTTTATCAAGCAACTGGAGCAGTTGAGAAGTGTGATGAGAAGGAGGATGGTGGTTTATTCTGTGGAGGAGAAGGCTCTGATGGTGATGCTGGAGGGAGagcaagaggaagagaggaggagagagcaggagagacgagtgaagaaggagagagagagacagctgcAGAGGCATCTCATGCTGTTTGGAG ATGAGCCTCAGTTTGATTCTGCCCTGCAGCCCTTCAGACAATATTATAGCCTGGCTCAACACTCACTGCATGCTTTAATCCAAATCAG gagAGACTGGGACGTGTTTGTGGTTGCAGCAGATAATCCTGATGGCTCTCTGGTTCCTCAGAACTGGGTCCTGCCAGACCCCCCATCAGACCAGGACTGGGCCACTGCTATGGAGGCTGTGGGGGCTGACTAA